One genomic region from Rosa rugosa chromosome 1, drRosRugo1.1, whole genome shotgun sequence encodes:
- the LOC133741185 gene encoding citrate synthase 3, peroxisomal-like — translation MLDSLGNRAYKPNSRLAQVLDILFILHAEHEMNCSTAAARHLASSGVDVYTALSGAVGALYGPLHGGANEAVLKMLSEIGSVENIPEFIEGVKSRAMGFPTEFFPVLFAIPRMAGYLAHWRESMDAQAGFMQGCSKAQIMDQ, via the exons ATGCTAGACTCCTT GGGCAATAGAGCTTATAAACCAAATTCCCGCCTCGCCCAAGTATTGGACATTCTCTTCATACTCCACGCTGAACATGAGATGAATTGCTCAACGGCTGCTGCTCGGCATCTGGCGTCAAG TGGTGTGGATGTTTACACTGCCCTTTCTGGAGCTGTTGGAGCTCTATATGGTCCCCTTCATGGTGGAGCAAATGAG GCTGTGCTTAAGATGCTAAGTGAAATTGGATCTGTTGAGAACATTCCAGAGTTCATTGAGGGTGTGAAGAGCAG GGCAATGGGATTTCCAACGGAGTTCTTCCCAGTTTTATTTGCAATCCCTAGAATGGCTGGTTACTTGGCACACTGGAGAGAATCCATGGATGCCCAAGCAGGTTTCATGCAG GGCTGTTCAAAAGCACAAATCATGGATCAGTga
- the LOC133730575 gene encoding F-box/kelch-repeat protein At3g06240-like, whose translation MSNFNYIPEEIVTDILQRLSSKSLIRFRCVCKSWRDLIGSSNFARSHLNRNVARRSNRYLYAYHQSSIDEPEHCQYSLFSTETFEPCLNLRHPLWTREKLRIYGSSNGLVCISDEKLHPNSRICIWNPSIWKSRTLPNIETHLSDISTTHLSFGFHPELNDYIVVRIVHPYMGSPGVEVYTLSTNSWKSIRVTPPWLNFNRIYSTAAFLKGTAYWTAKTGSEYKIVAFDAGSEEFQELMVPKKNSFTALLVCEESLCVFQYEWERLEWSGEWTIDSWIMKEQSLNKVDSSSLGKSGCNFPLSSSIDNELLIAYMDIDIRDEHRVVVTEMALYNIESKQLNRTGIRLKRLRDRGFDGGAYIESLVLLSD comes from the coding sequence ATGAGTAATTTCAATTACATCCCTGAAGAAATTGTGACCGATATCCTACAGAGACTATCCTCAAAATCCCTTATTCGGTTTAGGTGTGTATGCAAGTCATGGCGAGATTTGATTGGGAGCTCAAATTTTGCTCGGTCACATCTTAATAGGAATGTAGCAAGACGCTCCAATAGATATCTGTATGCTTACCACCAGTCCTCAATAGATGAACCAGAACATTGTCAGTACTCACTTTTCTCTACTGAAACATTTGAGCCGTGCTTGAATTTAAGACATCCCTTATGGActagagaaaaattgagaatatATGGTTCAAGCAATGGCCTTGTGTGTATCTCTGATGAAAAACTTCATCCAAATAGTCGTATATGCATATGGAACCCATCTATTTGGAAGTCTAGGACTCTTCCGAATATTGAGACGCATTTGTCTGATATAAGTACTACCCATCTCTCATTTGGATTCCATCCAGAGCTTAATGATTACATAGTTGTGAGGATTGTCCATCCTTATATGGGGAGTCCTGGAGTTGAGGTTTATACCCTTAGCACAAACTCTTGGAAGAGCATTCGGGTAACCCCTCCTTGGTTAAACTTCAATCGCATTTACTCCACAGCTGCATTTTTAAAGGGAACAGCATATTGGACTGCTAAGACAGGTTCAGAATATAAGATTGTAGCATTTGATGCGGGAAGTGAAGAATTTCAAGAACTGATGGTGCCAAAGAAAAATTCCTTCACGGCGCTGCTAGTGTGCGAGGAATCACTTTGCGTCTTTCAATACGAGTGGGAAAGGCTGGAATGGTCAGGAGAATGGACCATTGACTCATGGATAATGAAGGAGCAGTCTTTGAACAAGGTGGATTCTAGTTCACTCGGGAAAAGCGGATGCAATTTTCCACTCAGCTCTAGCATAGATAATGAACTACTCATTGCATATATGGATATAGATATTAGAGATGAACATCGAGTGGTGGTTACCGAAATGGCTTTATATAACATTGAATCCAAGCAATTAAACAGAACTGGAATTAGGTTGAAGCGGCTACGTGACAGGGGATTTGATGGCGGTGCTTACATTGAAAGTCTGGTTTTGCTCAGTGATTAA